One genomic window of Equus caballus isolate H_3958 breed thoroughbred chromosome 6, TB-T2T, whole genome shotgun sequence includes the following:
- the LOC111773920 gene encoding killer cell lectin-like receptor 2 produces the protein MSNQETLDSSLRFLQSPSESKNRLRPGGIQIPGKTDGKEFSVSWHLFVVTVGILCLLLLVTVRVLGTVIFQCIKEKHQQEEILRKLIPQYDSIRNNNYSKEQLLINKTLECGILKNQTLHQKKELDSLFMEKMRCHIKQEIFSKSLQSTGKFNEDHWSCCGVNCYYFTSENENWMGCKETCESYNLSLLKIDDEDELNFVQRQTYRDSYWIGLSYNATESKWKWIDSGMSSGINFKIMSLPSGRRGKCAFLSSIRIADIDCAKKYKCICEKRTDCDFTPCFN, from the exons aTGAGCAACCAGGAAACACTTGATTCCTCCTTGAGATTTCTTCAGTCTCCTTCAGAATCAAAAAACAGATTAAGGCCTGGTGGTATTCAAATACCTGGGAAAACTGATGGCAAAG aattttcaGTGTCCTGGCATCTCTTTGTAGTGACTGTTGGGATCCTCTGTTTACTTCTTTTGGTGACAGTCAGAGTTTTGGGGACAGTGA TTTTTCAGTGTATTAAAGAAAAGCATCAACAGGAGGAAATTCTACGAAAGCTCATTCCACAGTACGACAGTATACGAAATAACAACTACTCAAAGGAGCAACTTTTGATAAATAAGACTTTAGAGTGTGGCATTCTCAAAAATCAAACCCTTCATCAGAAAAAGGAACTGGACTCACTCTTTATGGAAAAGATGAGATGTCATATAAAACAGGAGATCTTTTCAAAGTCTTTGCAAAGTACAG GCAAATTCAATGAAGACCACTGGTCCTGTTGTGGAgtaaactgttattattttaccagtgaaaatgaaaactggATGGGATGTAAAGAGACTTGCGAAAGTTACAATTTATCTCTTTTGAAGATAGATGATGAAGATGAACTG AACTTTGTTCAACGCCAGACTTATAGAGATAGCTACTGGATTGGATTATCATACAATGCAACGGAAAGTAAGTGGAAATGGATTGACAGCGGCATGTCTTCTGGAAT taattttaaaataatgagtttgCCTTCcgggagaagaggaaaatgtgcatttttaagcTCAATAAGAATAGCAGATATTGATTGTGctaagaaatataaatgtatcTGTGAGAAGAGAACTGATTGTGATTTCACTCCCTGCTTCAATTGA